The following proteins come from a genomic window of Bartonella apihabitans:
- the cydD gene encoding thiol reductant ABC exporter subunit CydD — protein sequence MENERAGHLPRLTLSQIIFSLLPLFWIAEAALLSLIVAKADEALSTIIVAGFAIIILAAIKACLDYRSQLDLFKNSRENLNGWRRRGLTHLNFLSPLSKKRMPSGEAANILVDQGETLVSWNAKYRPLMVRAAVVPLVILCLILPFSWLACLLLFITAPIIPLFWAIIGAKAQKAAKEQWQEMGEMNGYLLDRLRGIKTLRILDATFWSAKRLARQSDDLITRTMKVLRIAFLSSAVLELFSALGVALMAVYIGFHLLGVITIGFWGNKLSLAEGLFILLLAPSFFEPLRELASVWHDRVAGKAAMENFTKLVGEGETIVHQSSDVRQSTIVQQSYDSKPKETASPKNGTAIEIDNLSFAFIPEKPVFKNFSLKIGRQEKVALTGKSGAGKSVLLALIAGLIQADKGVIKVNGLTVNGANIDEIRARIGWMGAKPYWFDQSILSNITFNRKFDNIDDYLDLANLHDFANERKYQRLGEGGTGVSGGEAARLSLVRLALEKDRNVLLIDEPTAHLDPESAKIVIDALIKISGENSLLVATHDPELFRRMDRVIELSPEVNCRESKR from the coding sequence ATGGAAAATGAAAGAGCCGGTCACCTGCCAAGGCTTACCCTATCACAAATCATATTCAGTCTTTTGCCACTCTTCTGGATTGCCGAAGCTGCTTTATTAAGCCTGATTGTTGCCAAAGCAGACGAGGCGTTATCAACCATTATCGTTGCCGGTTTCGCTATAATTATACTTGCTGCAATCAAAGCCTGCCTTGATTATCGTAGCCAACTTGATCTCTTCAAAAATTCCCGCGAGAACCTGAACGGGTGGCGCAGACGCGGCTTGACCCACCTCAATTTTCTTTCTCCTTTGAGTAAAAAACGTATGCCAAGCGGCGAGGCAGCCAATATCCTTGTCGATCAGGGAGAGACACTCGTTTCATGGAACGCGAAATACCGCCCGCTGATGGTGCGCGCTGCTGTCGTTCCGCTTGTCATCCTTTGCCTTATACTCCCGTTTTCATGGCTTGCCTGTTTGCTGCTTTTTATAACCGCACCGATCATTCCATTATTTTGGGCCATTATCGGCGCCAAAGCTCAAAAAGCGGCAAAAGAACAATGGCAGGAAATGGGCGAGATGAACGGCTATCTGCTTGATCGTTTACGCGGCATAAAGACATTGCGCATACTTGACGCCACCTTCTGGAGCGCGAAACGCCTTGCCCGCCAATCCGACGATCTCATTACGCGCACAATGAAGGTGTTACGCATTGCTTTTCTGTCGTCAGCGGTGCTCGAACTTTTTTCGGCTCTCGGTGTCGCTTTGATGGCCGTCTATATCGGTTTTCATCTTTTAGGCGTCATTACCATCGGCTTTTGGGGAAACAAGCTCAGCCTTGCCGAAGGTCTCTTCATTCTTTTGCTTGCTCCGAGTTTTTTTGAACCATTGCGCGAACTTGCAAGCGTCTGGCACGACCGTGTTGCGGGTAAAGCGGCGATGGAAAATTTCACCAAACTGGTCGGCGAAGGCGAAACGATTGTTCATCAATCTTCCGATGTTCGCCAATCGACAATTGTTCAACAATCATATGACAGTAAGCCAAAAGAGACAGCTTCGCCAAAGAATGGCACTGCCATCGAAATTGATAATCTCTCATTCGCCTTTATTCCCGAAAAACCGGTTTTCAAAAACTTTTCGCTCAAAATCGGCAGGCAAGAAAAAGTTGCACTCACTGGAAAAAGTGGCGCCGGAAAATCGGTTCTGCTCGCACTCATTGCCGGTCTCATTCAGGCCGACAAGGGGGTAATCAAAGTCAACGGCTTGACTGTTAATGGCGCAAATATAGATGAAATCCGAGCCAGGATCGGCTGGATGGGGGCAAAACCCTATTGGTTCGACCAGTCAATCCTTTCCAATATAACCTTTAACAGGAAATTCGATAACATTGACGACTATCTTGATCTTGCCAATTTGCACGATTTCGCCAATGAGCGCAAATACCAGCGCCTTGGTGAAGGTGGAACCGGCGTTTCGGGTGGGGAGGCTGCCCGCCTTTCTTTGGTGCGGCTGGCATTGGAAAAAGACCGGAATGTCCTTCTTATCGACGAACCGACCGCCCATCTTGATCCTGAAAGTGCAAAGATTGTTATAGATGCACTCATAAAAATTTCAGGAGAAAATAGCCTCCTTGTTGCAACCCATGATCCGGAACTTTTCAGGCGCATGGACAGGGTGATCGAACTTTCGCCGGAAGTGAATTGCAGGGAGAGCAAAAGATGA
- a CDS encoding amino acid ABC transporter ATP-binding/permease protein gives MKTILALIAPRDRIIRKKMLWGLVFAILTALSTIGLLCLSGWFITATGIAGLTIAATRVFDVFMPSAAIRFFALLRTGARYAERLVNHDATFMQSRGLRLQLFKTIAQRKSLRDLAMRPARLLHRLTGDIDSYELIYLKLIVPSIVALIAILTIIAVLSSVHLGMGLGFGFIVFAAVIVFSCLSIKLDEKRSASLAIRRESLRTRVIALLSGQTDLVMNGCQQSFTSHVMNTEDSLATSDVSLKKRQLAIETISGFVDKLIFVGLILTNVLLYRSGLISLPLAVLCVLAALTLYDLVKPLYQGSSEIGRYILALRRLSPFVEGESANSAKPREELPPCSYVAIADIKRASYEPQLPAVLNDIHFTVSAGEKIAFVGSNGAGKSSLISLFMTKDMIVEGKIAAIRAALLEQNTYIFHDTLHENLKLANVTASDEDMVEAMERAGLHDYLDNLKDGLYSSVGENQTGLSTGQARRFALARLFLQKRDLWLLDEPTENIDGGTARDILERMKHYGREKSWLLVTHLKREATCCDRIITLDHTRITGDYERSSENYQRVLESLREDNYDKHSM, from the coding sequence ATGAAAACAATCCTTGCTCTCATTGCGCCTCGCGACAGAATTATCCGCAAAAAAATGCTGTGGGGACTTGTCTTTGCCATTCTTACAGCGCTTTCGACAATCGGTCTTCTTTGCCTATCCGGCTGGTTTATTACAGCAACTGGAATAGCGGGTTTAACGATTGCGGCAACACGTGTTTTCGATGTTTTTATGCCCTCGGCTGCCATACGGTTTTTTGCACTTTTGAGAACCGGTGCGCGCTACGCTGAGCGGCTTGTCAATCATGATGCGACATTCATGCAGAGCCGAGGCTTGCGGTTGCAACTCTTCAAAACGATTGCACAAAGAAAATCCTTGCGCGATCTTGCCATGCGTCCGGCACGGCTGTTGCACCGTTTAACCGGCGATATTGATAGTTATGAGCTCATTTATCTGAAGCTTATCGTCCCTTCCATTGTTGCGCTCATTGCAATTTTAACAATTATAGCGGTGCTTTCGTCCGTTCATTTGGGCATGGGCCTTGGCTTCGGATTTATTGTTTTTGCAGCCGTCATTGTTTTTTCCTGCCTTTCCATAAAACTTGACGAAAAACGCTCGGCCTCCCTTGCCATCCGGCGCGAAAGCCTGCGCACGCGTGTAATCGCACTTCTTTCCGGCCAGACCGACCTTGTTATGAATGGTTGCCAGCAGTCCTTTACCAGCCATGTCATGAATACTGAAGACAGCCTCGCAACAAGTGATGTTTCCTTGAAAAAACGGCAGCTCGCCATTGAAACGATCAGCGGTTTTGTCGACAAGCTCATTTTTGTCGGGCTTATTCTGACAAATGTTCTACTCTATCGCTCCGGTTTGATCAGCCTGCCGCTAGCTGTACTTTGTGTATTGGCCGCATTGACACTTTATGACCTTGTCAAACCGCTTTATCAGGGCTCTAGCGAGATTGGCCGCTATATATTGGCGTTACGCAGACTTTCGCCATTTGTCGAAGGTGAAAGTGCCAATTCAGCCAAACCCCGTGAAGAATTGCCACCATGTAGCTATGTGGCGATAGCCGACATCAAACGGGCAAGCTACGAGCCGCAATTGCCGGCAGTTTTGAACGACATTCATTTCACCGTCAGCGCAGGAGAAAAAATAGCCTTTGTTGGCTCCAATGGTGCCGGCAAAAGCTCGCTTATTTCGCTTTTCATGACAAAAGATATGATTGTGGAGGGAAAAATTGCAGCAATAAGAGCAGCATTATTGGAACAAAATACCTATATATTTCATGACACTCTGCATGAGAACCTGAAACTTGCCAATGTGACCGCCTCTGACGAAGACATGGTCGAGGCTATGGAGCGTGCGGGACTACACGACTATCTCGATAATCTCAAAGACGGCCTCTATAGCAGCGTCGGTGAAAACCAGACCGGTCTTTCAACCGGTCAGGCACGTCGCTTCGCATTGGCACGCCTTTTCCTGCAGAAACGCGACCTGTGGCTACTTGATGAGCCGACAGAGAATATAGATGGCGGAACCGCCCGCGATATTCTCGAGCGCATGAAGCACTATGGGCGTGAAAAAAGCTGGCTCCTTGTCACCCACCTGAAACGGGAAGCAACCTGTTGCGACCGCATCATCACACTCGATCACACCCGCATCACCGGCGACTATGAGCGCTCGAGCGAAAACTATCAACGCGTTTTAGAAAGTTTACGCGAGGACAATTATGACAAACACTCAATGTAA
- a CDS encoding cytochrome ubiquinol oxidase subunit I, translating into MDIDIVSLSRFQFAATALYHFLFVPLTLGLSILLAIMESVYVMTGRTIWRDMTKFWGLLFGINFALGVATGVVMEFQFGMNWSYYSHYVGDIFGAPLAIEALMAFFLEATFVGLFFFGWNRMSKVKHLIATWCVAFGSNFSALWILVANGWMQNPVASTFNPQTMRMEMGDFASVILNPVAQAKFVHTVSAGYTTAAAFVLGVSAWYLLRGRYKEIAKRSMTVAASFGLAASLSVVVLGDESGYLSGEHQKMKLAAIEAMWDTEKAPASFTLFGLPDVKNRETHFAIHIPWVMGIIGTRSFDEQIPGIKDLVAQSEKEIRQGILAYDALEKIQQAKGAAVPQETIDQFENNGRSLGYALLLKRYVDDPRTATDDQISKAAWDLVPEVPVIFWAFRIMVACGFALILIMATFFYLSARHRLENRRWLLKLAVWAIALPWISVECGWVVAEIGRQPWIIEGILPTAVAVSNLGVTTVFLTICGFVALYTALLVVEVRLMLKYIRKGPDVLNEHSEVQNNASATALS; encoded by the coding sequence ATGGATATTGACATTGTCAGCCTATCACGGTTCCAATTCGCCGCGACTGCGCTTTACCATTTTCTGTTTGTCCCACTCACACTAGGATTATCAATCCTGCTTGCCATTATGGAAAGCGTCTATGTCATGACAGGTCGAACGATCTGGCGGGATATGACCAAGTTCTGGGGACTGCTATTTGGTATTAATTTTGCGCTGGGGGTTGCAACCGGCGTGGTTATGGAATTCCAGTTCGGCATGAACTGGAGCTATTATAGCCATTATGTCGGCGATATTTTTGGCGCACCTTTGGCTATTGAAGCTTTGATGGCTTTCTTTCTGGAAGCAACCTTTGTCGGCCTGTTCTTCTTCGGATGGAACCGCATGTCAAAGGTTAAACACCTGATTGCCACATGGTGCGTGGCCTTCGGTTCCAACTTCTCGGCTTTGTGGATTCTGGTTGCCAATGGCTGGATGCAAAATCCGGTTGCCTCCACCTTCAACCCGCAAACCATGCGTATGGAAATGGGCGACTTCGCCTCGGTTATTTTGAACCCTGTTGCGCAAGCGAAATTCGTTCACACGGTTTCAGCCGGTTATACAACTGCGGCGGCTTTCGTTCTTGGCGTTTCCGCCTGGTACCTCCTGAGAGGTCGCTATAAAGAAATTGCCAAACGCTCGATGACAGTTGCCGCATCATTCGGTCTTGCTGCTTCGCTTTCCGTCGTAGTTCTGGGAGATGAAAGCGGCTACCTTTCCGGTGAACACCAGAAAATGAAACTCGCTGCTATCGAAGCCATGTGGGATACCGAAAAAGCTCCTGCTTCTTTCACATTGTTCGGTCTTCCCGATGTTAAAAACCGCGAAACCCATTTTGCTATCCACATTCCGTGGGTAATGGGCATTATCGGCACACGTTCGTTTGACGAACAGATTCCTGGCATCAAGGATCTTGTCGCACAATCTGAAAAAGAAATCAGACAAGGTATCCTTGCTTATGATGCACTCGAAAAAATCCAGCAGGCAAAAGGCGCAGCCGTTCCGCAAGAAACAATCGACCAGTTTGAAAATAACGGTCGTTCACTCGGTTATGCACTTTTGTTGAAACGCTATGTCGATGATCCGCGTACAGCAACAGACGACCAGATCAGCAAAGCGGCATGGGACCTTGTTCCGGAAGTTCCGGTTATCTTCTGGGCTTTCCGTATCATGGTTGCCTGTGGTTTTGCCCTTATCCTGATCATGGCGACATTCTTCTATCTGTCGGCACGTCATCGTTTGGAAAACCGGCGCTGGTTGCTTAAACTCGCTGTTTGGGCCATCGCGCTTCCGTGGATTTCTGTCGAATGTGGATGGGTTGTTGCCGAAATCGGACGTCAGCCCTGGATCATCGAAGGAATTCTTCCGACCGCCGTTGCGGTTTCAAACCTCGGCGTTACGACAGTGTTCCTGACAATTTGCGGCTTTGTTGCCCTCTATACTGCGCTTCTTGTTGTCGAAGTCCGCTTGATGCTGAAATATATCAGAAAAGGTCCGGACGTTCTCAACGAGCACAGCGAGGTTCAAAACAACGCCTCTGCCACAGCATTATCTTAA
- the cydB gene encoding cytochrome d ubiquinol oxidase subunit II — protein MILHDLISYDVLRIIWWLLLGIVLVGFAVMDGFDLGTGMLLPFVGKTDLERRIVINTVGPVWEGNQVWLILAGGAIFAAWPQLYAVSFSGFYIAMFLVLVGIILRPVGFKYRSKRESKTWRSTWDWLLFVGGFVPSLIFGVAMGNVLQGVPFEIKPDMQVFYRGSFFGLLNPFAILCGVLSIVMLLTHGASWLAVKTDDPIFSRVRKIGMITGVLTTILYGLCGLLLNLATTGYHITGGVVANGPSNPLMKQIATNASGWLDNYHQTPILWLVPIIGLVAPLLAVACLSMRKPVLAIIANGLGIAGIIASVGVAMFPFILPSTIDPVMSLTVWDSSSSHFTLFVMLIVAVIFVPTVLAYTSWVYKILWGKVSVKTIEGNKQSY, from the coding sequence ATGATTTTGCACGATTTGATTTCATATGACGTGTTACGTATCATATGGTGGCTGCTGCTTGGCATTGTGCTTGTCGGCTTTGCAGTCATGGACGGTTTCGATCTGGGAACCGGTATGTTGCTCCCCTTTGTGGGCAAGACCGATCTTGAACGACGCATTGTCATCAACACGGTCGGACCGGTTTGGGAAGGCAATCAGGTATGGTTGATTTTGGCAGGCGGTGCAATCTTTGCCGCTTGGCCACAACTTTACGCCGTTTCGTTTTCGGGCTTTTATATTGCCATGTTCCTTGTGCTCGTTGGCATTATTCTGCGCCCTGTAGGCTTCAAATACCGCAGCAAACGCGAAAGCAAAACCTGGCGGTCAACCTGGGACTGGCTGCTTTTCGTCGGTGGCTTTGTGCCGAGCCTGATTTTCGGTGTTGCAATGGGCAATGTACTTCAAGGTGTTCCCTTCGAGATTAAACCCGATATGCAGGTTTTCTATCGCGGTTCGTTCTTCGGACTGTTGAACCCGTTTGCAATCCTTTGCGGGGTTCTCTCGATTGTCATGCTGCTCACCCACGGGGCAAGCTGGCTTGCTGTCAAAACAGATGATCCGATTTTCAGCCGTGTCCGCAAAATCGGCATGATTACCGGTGTTCTCACAACCATTCTTTATGGTTTGTGCGGGCTTTTGTTGAACCTTGCAACAACCGGCTATCATATTACCGGTGGTGTGGTTGCCAATGGCCCTTCAAACCCGTTGATGAAACAGATTGCAACCAATGCTTCAGGTTGGCTTGACAATTACCATCAAACACCGATCTTGTGGCTTGTTCCGATTATCGGACTTGTTGCACCGCTATTGGCAGTGGCGTGTCTTTCCATGAGAAAACCGGTCCTTGCCATTATCGCAAACGGACTTGGCATTGCCGGCATTATCGCAAGTGTTGGCGTTGCAATGTTCCCGTTCATCCTGCCTTCAACAATTGATCCGGTGATGAGCCTTACGGTATGGGATTCTTCCTCAAGCCATTTCACCCTCTTTGTCATGCTGATTGTCGCGGTCATTTTTGTTCCGACAGTCTTGGCCTACACAAGCTGGGTTTACAAAATCCTTTGGGGAAAAGTCAGCGTCAAAACAATCGAAGGAAACAAGCAATCCTATTGA
- the cydX gene encoding cytochrome bd-I oxidase subunit CydX, giving the protein MWYFSWALGLPLAAAFAILNAMWYELMEDNAKQKSGENKSE; this is encoded by the coding sequence ATGTGGTATTTTTCATGGGCTCTCGGCCTTCCGCTTGCTGCCGCTTTCGCAATATTGAATGCGATGTGGTATGAATTGATGGAAGACAATGCCAAACAAAAGTCAGGCGAAAATAAATCCGAATAG
- a CDS encoding ClbS/DfsB family four-helix bundle protein gives MSIPQNKDELLNAIETTFSKRAEDLRRVPADVSGLPLMEGHSKGELMTVSNLVAYLLGWNRLVLKWLERDEKGELIDFPETGFKWNELGELAQKFYSDYQNVPFVELVDRLRQAKEKIIVEISKRSNRKLYEKEWCGKWTMGRMIQLNTSSPYSNARNRLRKWLKNLAAE, from the coding sequence GTGTCTATACCGCAAAATAAAGATGAATTGCTGAATGCAATCGAAACGACTTTTTCCAAACGCGCTGAAGATTTGCGTAGAGTACCAGCAGATGTTTCCGGTTTACCGCTCATGGAGGGGCATTCAAAAGGCGAGCTTATGACTGTTTCAAATCTCGTTGCCTATCTTTTGGGGTGGAATAGGCTTGTCCTGAAATGGTTGGAAAGGGATGAAAAAGGAGAGCTCATCGATTTTCCTGAAACCGGTTTCAAGTGGAATGAACTGGGGGAACTCGCCCAAAAATTTTATTCCGATTATCAGAATGTTCCTTTTGTTGAGCTTGTTGATCGGCTTCGTCAGGCAAAAGAAAAAATTATTGTCGAAATTTCCAAACGAAGTAACCGGAAGCTTTACGAAAAAGAGTGGTGCGGAAAATGGACAATGGGGCGGATGATCCAATTGAATACCTCTTCACCCTATTCCAATGCGAGAAACCGCTTGCGGAAATGGTTGAAAAATCTGGCCGCTGAATAA
- a CDS encoding autotransporter outer membrane beta-barrel domain-containing protein: protein MQQENDGYVLTAVNVTDTSDNGGDNSGDELAGRINPRSKAFSEGRVASLGFLNQAADLIANSGIRSAKAAVLEGADKAWNMNLMPFFVIDGSSNRYKTGSHADVDGFNMAVGLASGFEIANKHAVTLGAFFEYGRGTYDTYNSFATYASVHGDGDTHYTGGGILGRIDFAGTGLGLVDKLDAGQADGLYAEASFRAGHIDTDFDTNDILGITGGSSKYDSGADYYGLHGGVGYVMNFDERNSVDVYARYLWTKIDSETVNIGVDKLRFDDADSSRIRIGTRYTMAYNQQFKPFVGVAYDHEFEGTIDAHVYQLKLDKPSLEGDSGIFEAGVSMKPISTIEALSVDISGQGYIGKRQGGGGGLKIKYQF, encoded by the coding sequence TTGCAACAGGAAAATGATGGCTATGTTCTGACGGCTGTCAATGTGACAGATACGAGCGATAATGGCGGAGACAATTCCGGTGATGAACTGGCCGGACGGATCAATCCGCGATCCAAAGCTTTTTCCGAAGGGCGTGTGGCTTCCCTCGGATTTTTGAACCAGGCTGCAGACCTTATTGCCAATTCGGGCATACGCTCGGCAAAAGCTGCGGTTCTTGAAGGTGCTGACAAGGCTTGGAATATGAATTTGATGCCATTTTTTGTCATTGACGGCAGTTCCAACCGTTACAAGACGGGTAGCCATGCCGATGTAGACGGCTTCAATATGGCTGTCGGTCTGGCTAGCGGGTTTGAAATTGCCAATAAACACGCTGTGACACTCGGGGCATTTTTTGAGTATGGCCGTGGGACTTACGACACCTATAACAGTTTTGCAACCTATGCCTCTGTTCATGGTGATGGCGATACCCATTATACAGGTGGCGGTATTTTGGGGCGAATTGATTTTGCCGGTACCGGCCTTGGTCTGGTTGACAAGCTCGATGCCGGACAAGCAGATGGCCTTTATGCCGAAGCGTCATTCCGGGCTGGCCATATAGATACCGATTTTGATACCAATGATATTTTGGGAATTACCGGTGGCAGTAGCAAATATGATAGCGGTGCCGACTACTATGGTCTGCATGGCGGTGTCGGTTATGTCATGAATTTTGACGAACGCAATTCGGTTGATGTTTATGCCCGTTATCTATGGACCAAGATTGACAGCGAAACCGTTAACATCGGTGTCGACAAGCTCAGGTTCGACGACGCTGACAGTTCGCGCATTCGCATTGGCACGCGCTACACGATGGCTTATAACCAGCAGTTCAAACCTTTTGTTGGTGTTGCCTACGATCATGAATTCGAAGGTACAATTGACGCACATGTTTATCAATTAAAACTGGATAAACCTTCACTTGAGGGAGACTCCGGCATATTCGAGGCAGGTGTTTCGATGAAACCGATAAGCACTATAGAAGCGTTAAGTGTTGACATTAGCGGGCAGGGTTATATCGGCAAACGCCAAGGTGGCGGCGGCGGCCTCAAGATTAAATACCAGTTCTGA
- a CDS encoding autotransporter outer membrane beta-barrel domain-containing protein has product MGGGSVFGGLSIGGAAGYQVLGMGTGGAGGSVSENTITLTNVILKGADGGKGGSDLPDMAGLGHDGIEGGSVFGGVSIGGASGDGEGGSGGNVTDNTVTITGKSLIWGDVYGGYSIGGATDSGTIGSGGAATGNTITLEGADIKIGARDDDGNVTTYGSIWGGRSVYGDGSDNTDFDTVIKGNTLNLIGYRGTVSGIYNFENYNWTLPSDVKNGDVLVKIANGGTAVDLTDTKHTIAMVNDGSRLKGGDSVTMIDKTTGSLASQNYTIRQGSFIVYDATLAQQNTGNNALVLTINNNDDDIPGDDSNNGAGNSGGGGDDIDNDGNSGNGGGGSAAKINPQSKSYSEGRAAALGFVNQGSDLIATAGIDHIRIMVRANEDNFNRPAFIPFMIANGSSQRYKTGSHVDIDGFNMAVGLATGFDFATGHKATVGTFFEYGRGTYDTYNSFTDFASVHGDGDSNYKGGGIFGRIDFAGTGLGRVRQLAADQADGLYVEASLRAGRAKSEFDVGRNANLFGNFTGVYRGSYDSSVTYYGGHVAGGYVFNVNERQALDVFGRYLWTHMDSDDVSVANEPLHFDSSTSSRIQLGGRYAYAYSEQFKPYIGAAYEYEFDGEVTAKAYEFNLDRPSLEGSTGIFEAGFSLQPVASNKALSIDVNGQGYAGQRQGGGGGIKLKYQF; this is encoded by the coding sequence ATGGGCGGTGGCTCGGTTTTTGGAGGACTGAGCATTGGCGGTGCGGCAGGCTATCAGGTGCTCGGTATGGGTACGGGTGGTGCAGGCGGCAGTGTCAGTGAAAACACAATTACATTGACGAACGTTATTCTAAAGGGCGCAGATGGCGGGAAAGGCGGCTCGGATTTACCAGATATGGCTGGACTTGGGCATGATGGTATTGAGGGCGGAAGTGTTTTTGGCGGTGTAAGTATCGGGGGAGCTAGCGGCGACGGTGAGGGAGGAAGCGGAGGAAATGTAACCGATAACACGGTTACCATAACCGGAAAATCGTTAATTTGGGGCGATGTCTATGGCGGCTATAGTATTGGCGGTGCAACGGATTCCGGTACTATCGGATCTGGTGGCGCAGCTACCGGCAATACGATTACGTTGGAAGGCGCTGACATCAAAATTGGTGCGCGTGATGATGATGGCAATGTGACGACCTACGGCTCAATCTGGGGGGGGCGGAGTGTCTATGGCGACGGATCGGACAATACCGACTTCGATACAGTTATTAAAGGTAACACACTTAATCTCATCGGTTATCGCGGAACTGTTTCTGGTATCTACAATTTCGAAAACTACAACTGGACATTGCCAAGTGATGTGAAGAATGGCGATGTGCTTGTGAAAATTGCCAATGGCGGCACTGCCGTTGATTTGACCGATACCAAACACACCATTGCCATGGTCAATGATGGCAGTCGTCTGAAGGGCGGTGATAGTGTTACCATGATCGACAAGACGACAGGTAGCCTTGCCTCACAGAATTATACCATCAGGCAGGGTAGCTTCATTGTCTATGATGCGACATTGGCACAGCAAAACACAGGCAATAATGCATTGGTATTGACTATTAATAATAATGACGATGACATACCGGGCGATGACAGCAATAACGGCGCCGGCAATAGCGGTGGCGGCGGTGATGATATTGATAATGATGGTAACAGTGGTAATGGAGGCGGCGGTTCAGCTGCCAAGATCAATCCGCAGTCGAAATCTTATTCGGAAGGGCGTGCGGCAGCCCTTGGCTTTGTCAATCAGGGGAGTGACCTGATAGCAACTGCCGGTATAGACCATATTCGCATCATGGTGCGTGCCAATGAGGATAATTTCAACCGTCCGGCTTTCATACCGTTCATGATCGCCAATGGTTCATCGCAACGTTATAAGACAGGCAGTCATGTGGATATAGACGGTTTCAATATGGCGGTCGGTCTTGCCACAGGCTTCGATTTTGCAACAGGCCACAAGGCCACTGTGGGGACCTTCTTTGAATATGGCCGTGGCACCTATGATACCTATAACAGCTTTACCGACTTTGCCTCTGTGCATGGTGATGGCGATAGCAACTATAAGGGCGGCGGCATCTTCGGTCGTATCGACTTTGCAGGAACCGGTCTTGGCCGTGTGCGCCAGCTTGCCGCCGATCAGGCTGATGGTCTTTATGTGGAAGCCTCGCTTCGTGCCGGTCGCGCCAAGAGTGAATTCGATGTCGGGCGCAATGCCAATCTATTTGGTAACTTCACCGGTGTCTATCGTGGTTCTTATGATAGCTCGGTGACCTATTATGGCGGGCATGTTGCCGGTGGCTATGTGTTCAACGTCAATGAAAGACAGGCGCTTGATGTCTTTGGTCGTTATTTATGGACGCATATGGATAGTGATGATGTTTCTGTCGCCAATGAGCCGCTTCACTTTGACAGCTCGACGAGTTCACGCATTCAACTTGGTGGTCGTTATGCTTATGCCTATAGCGAACAATTCAAGCCTTACATTGGTGCGGCCTATGAATACGAGTTTGATGGCGAGGTGACGGCGAAGGCCTATGAGTTCAATCTCGACCGTCCATCGTTAGAGGGCAGCACTGGTATTTTCGAGGCTGGTTTCAGCCTTCAACCGGTTGCCAGCAACAAGGCCTTGAGCATTGATGTCAACGGTCAGGGCTACGCCGGACAACGCCAAGGCGGCGGTGGCGGCATCAAGCTCAAATACCAGTTCTGA